The genomic interval AGTTGTAGTGCCGAGGACAAGCCGTTCGTCCTATAACCGACTCGACCCGCACACGCCATTTCGGGCAACGCGGGTCAAGGTGCAGAATTTAGAGGAAAGAACCGAGAAGGTTCGGTTCTCCCGAGGAGGCCGCTCATGACCGCTCGCACCCCTGATGCCGAGCCGCTGCTGACCCCGGCTGAGGTCGCCACGATGTTCCGTGTGGACCCCAAGACGGTCACGCGGTGGGCGAAGGCCGGCAAGCTCACTTCGATTCGCACGCTCGGCGGACACCGCCGTTACCGCGAGGCGGAGGTCCGTGCCCTGCTCGCGGGCATCCCGCAGCAGCGCACGGAAGCCTGACCAACTGAATAAGGGCACAGGGCCGGCCCCCCAGCCGGTCGTGGTGCCCGACATCACAGCTCCAAGCGACGCGGGTTCTGCCCCAACAGGGCCCACGCCCAACGCTTTTGAAGCAACTGAACAGGGTGCGTCGTAGATCGCGCTGGACTCCGCCGGGTCCAGCGCGATCTTTTTTGTGCCTGGTCGTGGGTCCGTGCGCGGCCGACAGGCCCTGAGCGCGGGGTCCTGTGAGGGACCTTGTCGGAGTCTGGGGAGGGCTGTCGGATCTCCTGTGCACGATCCTTCGTAGGGGTGCAATTGCACA from Streptomyces sp. NBC_01288 carries:
- the bldC gene encoding developmental transcriptional regulator BldC; this translates as MTARTPDAEPLLTPAEVATMFRVDPKTVTRWAKAGKLTSIRTLGGHRRYREAEVRALLAGIPQQRTEA